The nucleotide window ACAAATATGTCAATAAAGGTTATCAGTTTGGCTGGGATTTTAAACAGCTTTCAAGTCATAAATGATAAGAAAGTGAAGGGCAAGAGGTATGAAAGAAGGATTCAGAGTGGACAATAgattgaaaacattttttaaaaggtagagaACATGGAAAATTAAGCATGAATTGCAGAGATATTTAAATTGAAAAGGGACAAGAATGAAGAAAGATAAGTGCTGAGGTGCAAGAATGTCTAAGGAATGCATGTAAAGAGCAAAAAAGTGCCTAAAGGAAGAGAGTTTAAAAAGGCAACAGTCTAAAGGACAGGAATgtgaggaaatttatttatttatttgtttgtttatttatatttcaaattttgtcaccacctaTCTTGCacgaagcgactctgggcagtttacaataaaactaaaactaaatacaaattaaaatacgcTAAAAAACCATactacttaaatacaaatatagatataagtataaaatataaaatccaagatggtggtaTTAATAGTTCTTAAAATTATGAATGGTGGAGACATATTGTTGAAGAAAGGAGATGTGAAAATAGGATGGAAGGAAAGCTTAGAGATGTAAGTGGTgggctggaaggaaggagaaggctaAAAGAGGAAGTTAAAGCAGGCAGAGGGCTGGTGGATCTGAAAGTTAGACTGGTGGGAGAATTCTACCAGGTATGGCTTCTGCTATTGTTGTATCTTAGTAGCAACACAAGGAGGGAGTGATGTCCAAAAAGCGGGTGGTGGTAGCCAACAGAATTTCATATATTGCGATGAATGTACAAGAATATTTGGCGGTATCTAATAAGAACAATTATCTTATCAATGTAGTTAATATAATGATTATATTGATATTATAATTACTAATATTGTATACAAATAGCAGTactgttttatttgcatttaacTAAAATGTGTGATCAGTTGTAGCTCACTAAAAAAGCACTAAGATGAAACTGAGCTTAGTGATTCTCAAACTTTTGGATCTTTTGTCCAGTTGATAACtcaatcaaaaaagaaaaaatgggttCTACAAtgacaaaaacaataaaacattttttccaagAAGGATGTTTATGAGTTTCAGGCATCCTAGTATTATATTTAATCTTTATGATAAGTTTTAACTACTTAATCTGTCTCCCATCCAGGCTATTTGGTTGTCTTACTGAGAATCATTGTCCTAGCTAACAATGTAATGTTACTTACTAATAGATTCTTTCTCTCAGGTATGTCCTGCTAAAAGAGCGAAATATGCTTTTAACATTAGAACAAGAAGCAAAACGGCAGGTGCTGCCAATGCCAAGCCCAGAAAGATTGGAAAAGGTAAATTAGTGTTGAGAATGCCACACGTTCTTTGTTAAAGATACAGCATTAATGGGTTTACCCAAGACTGCTTATGTGATTTGCTGTGAGGGTGAGATGAGCTGGAAGATGCTGTTAAATGTTCATAATTCCAAGAAGTCCCTGTTGATCCTCTATCAATTTGCCCTTGTAGTTTGTCATCTGTGCTGACTCTGTGGAACTTGGCAGCCAATGGAGAAAATACTTCTGGTGTCAGATACGGTTATCTGGTGCTCTGAAAAACCTGCAAGTCATACAAAGGCTATATTAATTGCTGAGCTGCTCCTTGACAAAAATACCTGATCCAGGCAGACAGCTAGGTTCAACACATTATGGTAGAGGGGAATGCTGCATGACCCCCTGTCCAGAATGTTGTGTTTTTATGACTTCCTATTACTTAGTCCTAGTTTGCTCAGTATAAGTCATATATTGGGAAAACAAGTGAAGCAAGATttcaggatagaaaaataaagtcTGATATTTATGGCAGTGTGTAAAGTGAGTGAATAGATTTGCAGGTAAGAGAGACCAACAGTGAAAAAAGACAGAACTCTGTTGAGAAGTGTTTCTTTACATTTCCTATCTCTGTTTCGATGGGTGTTTCTGAGATAGGGAATTCAAGCAAGGCGTCCTTTCATTTGTAAAGAGTAATACTGGCTGGTTTCACACCTAATATTAAGGCAAAGTCATGACTTACTGCAGTGTGTGAATCTAACCTATAACTAGTAGACCTTGTTACAAGACTAGGTAACCCTGATGCATCTTGGATGATGTTGAGAATACCCCTGAGCTCCACCTCTTGAATACACCACTTCTGTTTTATAGGTAAAAACTTCCATGGAAAGAATGGACCAGGTCATTCAGGAAAGGGAAGATGCTTTGCGACTTTTGCAGACGGGTCAGGAGAAGGAGTGGCCGGGCGAATGGAGATATGATTTCCTTGGCCGCGTTGTTTGGTAAACTGGCACATCAGATCTGTGGTGTGTTTAGGAAGTACTGAAGTAAATGCTAAGCTTGATTCAGTAATATTTTCCAGGTTCAGTGAAAGACTTAGAGGTAACAAAGCTAGGAAAATGTTTACCTGGTTGTGGCAAGCACTAACCAGCCAGGACATGCAAGTGGGACCTGCAACAAACTTGCACCGTGGAGCACTGCTGTTTAGTGTCAAGAGTAGCAGACCGTCCTCTGTGGTACATCTCTCCTCTTTCCATTTTCaagattttcattttttgatGGTGTattttctaaacttttttttgtGCTTCTGACTGTGTATAAGCCTGTGCATTCAAGCAATGCAAGACCGTTTCGCATAAGAAGGGATTGTCTTGTGGAAAAATCTTTCCAATTAGTTTTTTTATGACTTTTAATACGTAATTTTtgttaaagattttaattacagtaataaaagctaattcaaactaaactcagagaaagtaaaaagagagagtaaaaagtgtaaaaaaaaaagaaaaaaagagtgaagaaaaagaaaaatatataaagaagtgacttccaatcttgatcacaagaagtataaacaagtttgggAACTCTTCACCCCTTATAAAGTGACATATATCTCTTCTTCCCCAAACCCattccttatctataagcaaatccataagacatcaacttttcaatcccggtatcagcaaaaagtccgttagggattgccagaatttcataaaaatgtctttttttaaccttgtaaaccaactttatattccttccttttgccccTGAAAAATCTTAACCTTTAGTTCATTCGAATATTGTTGTAGGAtgtgatttctcttcaattcttctttgtcccttcgcacaggcttcttcaaggctttaacaagcttcttttgtaaatccaatacaaaTACATTGtctaggtcattctcttggtttatcatttgcatcTTCCCTTTAAttcttaaaacttcagccagaTTCTTTTGTATATCCACTAAAGAATCCTTATCCAGTAAATGGTTGTTCTCTTGGCCTgccacttgtatttccactttaaatttatttattttattttctatcctgcctttattatttttataaacacctcaggcggtgaacatacctaatacttcttcctccttctactttccccacaacatccctgtgagttgagttgggctgagagagactgactggcccaaggtcacccagccagctttcatgcctaaggcgggactagaactctctgtctcctggtttctagcccattgccttagccactagatcACACTGgcttctctatcttgtaatccacactttttttttaatccaatatttctgattccactatttctgcattgagcaagatttgtttcacatctgtcattttttcattaacatcctttaaacaTAATCTATCATTGTTGACATTGTTGGTATcatggctactaatttctggtcccattcttcaaagatctttaATATTTCACATGTTAcagtattttgtgtcattttgtaaatcccagtcAGAATCAAAACCagaggaagcttttttttttttcctttttgcctggaatctttagtctcctccagtgtccaatttaaatcataaggtttctaatctctgttatgacttaaagtagacaaaataattctagttcccacaaaaagctgtttattttatatagttagttccaaaatcttacagtaaaaaaaatttcaatattggctgactggggaattctggaagttgaagtccacacaacttcaagttgccaaggttgagacacactgttcCAGAGGATGATTCACTTTGTGTTGACTGAAAGGGAGAACTTAGAAGCAGGACGCATTGTGTGTAGGTGAATCTCTGTGCAAACTCCATCCAGCAGGGAGGATCTGTTTGGTCTTAAATACTATGCTTTTCCCATTTCCATGTTGCTGGTAGGTATACTTTCAGAGAATGGCCAATCCCCTGGTACATGAATGCAAGGCACAAGAGGAAACGCTTCTATTACCTGCCAAATGTCAAGCCTTTTATAAGGTAAATAGTAGTATGCTTTAAAATgggaacattatttttttttttacatctttatCATGGAATGAAATAGCTTTTCCACTCAGCGGTAACTTCTGATGGTTGGTTTCATCCCGCAGACTCAGATTTGAGAAATACCTGCGCATGAAAAACAAGCAGGAGAACCTGAAGCGAAAGAAAGAGGAGCGTCTACAGCAAAAAAATCCTCATCTTGCCACACAGTCACAGAGTTAACACGGGGTTGGAGGTGTTTGACGTTTGAGAAGACTAGGAGGAATAACAGACTGTTGCAGGGAGTGAAAACGTGATGCACGTGCTTTGGCTTCAGTCATTACCTATAAATGGACACTGAGGTGAGAAATGTGTAACTTCAGAAATcagctcatttttttcttaccAAAATAAAACTTCTGTACACCTgttgtgattgtttttttttttttttcatttatagctGTGCCTCCGGTATAAAAATCATTTGACTACCAGTTTTTATATATGCTGCCCACAACAGCATATTGTCTGCAATTCTCTGACTAGACCCTTAAACAAAATGGAAACTGGAATATCCCCTTTAGGATCCTGAGAATCTTCATTGGTATAATTTAAATGGCAAGTGACCTTCTGGAACAAGAGTTCAAATAAACCTGCAAATAAagcttgctattttaaaaaattaaacatgttttttaaaaagcaggtgagGCAGGGAGCTGTTGATCACAGCCTGCAGGCACCAGATGGCAGCCACTGCTCATGTCCATATAATCTTAACATAAGGTCACACAGAATTCCCTGGATGCCAATCAGAATTAGAACCAAAAAATGGAGTTGGACTAGATTTGACCAAGGACTGAAATACGTTGACTCTGTGAATTAAGATGCACCTGTTGATTCCAGGCCAGAAAGATTAAATGTTTTGGTCCACTCAGCACAGCGCTGATGCATTCTTTAGCGGTGAATGTGGGCATAAGGTCAGAACTTCGCTTTGCCCAATGAAGACCCTGTGGCCAGGTTCATGCCATTAATAATTACATGTATGCCAAGTCAAAACCAATTAAGTGACATTATTTGTTTTCACGTAACCCAAGTTGCTgtctgagaacccaaatgatttgcagtgaaccTCATAACAAATATAGACCTGAAACTAGTGTACAAAGATCAAGGTAGTTGTGCTTGATCAGGAAAATGGTGTGAATGAtttaaagttataaataaattacaaaaaagaacaaacaattGAATTTCTGTACTTTGGTAAAAAGTTAACTAAAGAAGGGAAGCGGATGGTGAAATTTTAGGGTCTGCTGACACAAATGGGTAGCATGTGGCTTTGttcaaggaatgaatgaatgttgaaagATCCAAAAATGCCTATGCGTAAGCATGATTTTGCCCATTTTAttgtatggaagtgagagttggggaTATAATagataagttgaatgcagtggtaATGGGGTGCTTAAATATTTATAAGAGATACAGTAAAGAATGAATAGCGGCTAAATGAATGCAGACTGAACCGGAAAGTGAGTACTGTAACTAATTGGAAAGAAGCATACTGAGGCACTTTGGTCATACTGAAAaaatgaggatcaaatcacaaaacaaatatatgagcAGGTGTGAGAGAGTGGAAGACTGAAAAGATCTTGGTTGGATGGAGTTCCTCAAAAAGGCATTTAAAGAAGACAATGTATAAAGTGATGTATGGGTGCATTAGACACAAAGGATGCAAAGTTATGCAGGCATTTTGTGAATGGTATTGATGTAAACAAGTATATTAACTATATTTCTTACCTCAAGTCTTtacttatttgtcaaatttgtcaccacccatctccgagcggaggaactctgggcggttcctTCGGTTTTTTATTTCTTACCCTCTTTCAATATTCTGTACAATATTGTTTGTCCCAAACAGGTATATATGTATGTCTGCATGGCTTAGCGTGTTGTGCCATTCTACTCagctgttctttaataaaccaaGGTGCGCAACTATTTCTGGAGAGTGCTACGCTTGGCTTTTGAATGGCATGCTGGGACCAAGGAAAACTagattggattttattttatttatctcggTGATACTTGGAGATCTCTGGGGTCCACATTAACACCGTGGTTCAGGTGATGCAGCTCTCTAATACACTATGAATAAATAAGCGAAGGTCTGGGGCATTCTGTTAGCTCTGAGTATTGGATCTCTTTCAAGATGGTCACACTGGTGAAGATTAAACAGCATCATCGTTATCCTGTGTTAACCAGCAGCGATTAGCCTAGCTGCAGATACATATATACCTTCTACGAATATAAAAAATGTAATAGAAATACGTAGCCATAAAAACCTCTAGATGTAAAAACCCCTATGCTGGaataaatgttgtaaaatgaAGGAGCCCCAAAGCCAAACTAGAGAAATTTATTACTGCCAGCACAAGGAAGACTCATCTGTAAGCAGATACAATTCTTTTCATCTTCACCCAAAGGCAAGAAATTACATCCATAATGTATAGATCAGTTTCCAGGAGAATTTCGTTTGCAGAAAATAGATAtttatacaaaattataaaaaaaaaaaaaagtttgtataaAAGTTATTGCATTTACCATGGATAAAAGTATCCACGTGCGGTGACAGAACAAGTTTGGCCTTTTAAAATATtagggtggtttgtttgtttttttaacttgaaAATCAGGATGCACAAAAAGTATACACTTCCTACAAAAGAGACAAAGTTTCAATTCCTGAGTATACTAAAGCTATAAAAAATGAGAAGCATCGGGAAGGCAGATTCTTAAAAAGTCATGGGGTTTATGGGCACTTTCTTTCTACGCACTGCTTTCCCCCTTCTTCATATTCTTGCTTCGAAATCCACATCTGTTGGAAGGTACCCTACAAAAAGTCAAAAGCAGAAATAGT belongs to Candoia aspera isolate rCanAsp1 chromosome 6, rCanAsp1.hap2, whole genome shotgun sequence and includes:
- the MRPL47 gene encoding large ribosomal subunit protein uL29m produces the protein MALMALCRRLSAVLRVTGASWDGSVASASRGIIGDWPKKASELKICPCSVLLHTTVSQNGLEEFFDDPKNWGKKEVKSGDSWTVEQLRGKSSEDLHKLWYVLLKERNMLLTLEQEAKRQVLPMPSPERLEKVKTSMERMDQVIQEREDALRLLQTGQEKEWPGEWRYDFLGRVVWYTFREWPIPWYMNARHKRKRFYYLPNVKPFIRLRFEKYLRMKNKQENLKRKKEERLQQKNPHLATQSQS